The following is a genomic window from Marinobacter sp. NP-4(2019).
CACCCTTCCCAAATACGGGCGTCGCGATGTCCACCACAGCTGTGGTGACTTCGGGGCCGACAGTTCCAGGTCCGAGATGCGGTGGTGAGACGTAAAGGCTTCGCGCCTTAAGTGTCATAGCCTCCCGGAAATACAGGGCATCGGCATGGTCTTGGCCAGCCGCAGGTGATACCGAATTCTGTGTGGAGAAGTGTTCGTTGCCGTGTATGTCAATCAGGGCCAGACGAGTGTAACGACCGAAGTGGGCCAACAAAGTATTGAACATTGCCCCTAGCTGCTCCCTGTTTACGTGCAGCAGGCGTTCTTGATAAGGCGACCGGGTTTCTTGCGCATTGCTGAGGTACCGTACCACAGAAGCAAATTCTGCAACGGCCAGGGAGTGATTCAGGCTCTCGTTCATGCCCTGAAGGAGCACATCGTATTCAGCCTCCAACAGAGCTTGGGCCGTGATACGCGTTCTCTCCAGCCGACTCTCAATGTTCGACCAGAAAATCGGCGCCAGAGTTGAGGTTACCAGTAGTACAGGTATAAGCGTGGCCAGGACCAAGCTTATACTGAGTCTCTTCATATCGAGATATCCACTGGTAAGAGGTCAGGCAGCTTTTTCAGCTCCGCCAGAGGCATTGGTCGGGCAAACAGGTACCCCTGCAAGACGTCGCAGTGTCGGTAGGCCAGATCTTCCTGCTGTTCCCGGGTTTCTATCCCTTCTGCAACAACTATCATATCCATGTGGTGGGCCATGGTAATCACGCCCTGAACAATGGCGGCAATTCGGTGATCTGTTGTGGTTGTTTCAACAAAGCTTCGATCGAGTTTTACTTTATGGGAGGGTAGATCCCTAAGATAACTAAGGCTGGAGAAGCCGGTCCCGAAATCATCCAGGGCTACACGTACACCCAGGAGTTGTAGGGTTTCCATCAGCTCTATTACTGGCTTGGCTCCATCCAGCAAGACGCTCTCGGTTACTTCCAGCTCTAGCAGCTGTGGCGGAAGCCCTGTTTCTTCCAGTACCCGGCGAACGTCGTCCAGAAAACCGTCACGAATGAACTGGAGCGACGAAATATTAACAGCAACCTGTAGCCCCCCTTCCCCCCGATGGGCATTAAAGTCTGCTATTTCTATGCAGGCCTGCTTGAGGATCCAGAGGCCAAGGGGCACGATCTGGCCAGTCTGCTCGGCCAATGGAATGAATTCACCGGGAGAGAGCATCCCCCGGGTAGGATGACGCCACCGTACCAAAGCTTCTACACTGCATATACGCCCCGTGACGGCGTCCACCAAGGGCTGGTAATGGACTTCGAACTGGTCTTCCTTGAGCGCGGCATGAAGATCATGTCTCAGGGTCACGCTGTCCCGGCTGCGATCGGCTTTGTGACCTCTGTACCATTGCCAGGTGTTCCTGCCCTGCCGCTTGGCCCGCTCTCGGGCTATATCCGCAAACTGGAACAGCTCATGTGGAGCGTTCAAAGGTGTGCAGTTACAGGCGATCCCGATACTGGCACTAATGTGAATCATCAGGCCGTCCACCTCAATTGGCTGCGCAAGGTGCGCCAATATTTGCTCTGCCAGTTGAATAACCTCATCCCGGGTAGTGTAGCGAGGTATTAGCACGCCGAATTCATCCCCAACCAGACGGGCAACGGTCGCTTCAGGCTCAACCAGATTGGTCAGGCGCTGGGCAATGGCCACGAGAAGCTGATTACCCACATGGTGTCCCAGTTCATCATTAATGGGCTTGAACCCGTCCAGATCCAGATACATGGCGGCCAATGAGTCACTTGCCCCGTTCCTTTCCAGCGTATGCTTCAGCTTTTCATGGAATGACGCCTGGTTGGGCAATCCGGTAAGCAGATCATGGGTTGCCTGATAGGTAATCTGAGCTTCCTGCTCTTTTTGATGGGTAATGTCCTGCTGGGTGCCGATGAAGTGAGTGCAGAGGCCATCGCTGTCAAACA
Proteins encoded in this region:
- a CDS encoding EAL domain-containing protein, producing MSNTEFSVLKMWQDIHELSPRQYRLEQPMAFFRQGNAQDHLTLSEWHQALFDNHPDGVCTFDLDGHFQSCNAAIEAITGYTADRMHGLHFNLFVEPNHRAQTQAAFNRARKGDVITYEAMGTHASGSSYDLEITNFPVTVQGEIVGVYGLCRNITAQKKQDAELHLLKRGIEASPNGMLMVDARSPDMPVVYANPAFTEMTGYAHNEVVGRNCRFLQGPNASSEALRAIRQGLHHQTEVNVELINYRKDGTPFWNHLRISPVFDSDGLCTHFIGTQQDITHQKEQEAQITYQATHDLLTGLPNQASFHEKLKHTLERNGASDSLAAMYLDLDGFKPINDELGHHVGNQLLVAIAQRLTNLVEPEATVARLVGDEFGVLIPRYTTRDEVIQLAEQILAHLAQPIEVDGLMIHISASIGIACNCTPLNAPHELFQFADIARERAKRQGRNTWQWYRGHKADRSRDSVTLRHDLHAALKEDQFEVHYQPLVDAVTGRICSVEALVRWRHPTRGMLSPGEFIPLAEQTGQIVPLGLWILKQACIEIADFNAHRGEGGLQVAVNISSLQFIRDGFLDDVRRVLEETGLPPQLLELEVTESVLLDGAKPVIELMETLQLLGVRVALDDFGTGFSSLSYLRDLPSHKVKLDRSFVETTTTDHRIAAIVQGVITMAHHMDMIVVAEGIETREQQEDLAYRHCDVLQGYLFARPMPLAELKKLPDLLPVDISI